Proteins from a single region of Streptomyces spinoverrucosus:
- a CDS encoding S8 family peptidase, producing the protein MAVMRTPRSTTRRRLAALGALTSVVLAAGLVSALPAGAAEGHIQYEGAANAVADSYIVTLKADRARSGSAEGRALAQKYGATIERTYSKALNGYAIEASETEAKRLAADPAVASVVQNRTFSIAATQPNPPSWGLDRVDQRNLPLNSSYTYPDSAGQGVTAYVIDTGVRITHSDFGGRASYGYDAIDNDNTAQDGHGHGTHVAGTVAGNAYGVAKKAKVVGVRVLNNSGQGTTAQVVAGIDWVAQNAVKPAVANMSLGGGADSALDTAVRNAIASGVTFAVAAGNESTNASTRSPARVTEAITVGATTSSDARASYSNYGSVLDLFAPGSSITSAWNSGDSATNTISGTSMATPHVAGAAALYLADNPSATPAQVSTALTSAATPNVVTSPGSGSPNRLLYVGGGTTTPPGPRFENTGDYAIADNATVESPVTVTGVSGNAPSALAVEVHIVHTYIGDLQVQLIAPDGTAYTLKGYGTGGSSDNIDTTYSVNASSEAANGTWKLRVSDNANFDTGRIDAWALQF; encoded by the coding sequence ATGGCAGTGATGCGTACTCCCCGCAGCACCACCCGGCGAAGACTGGCCGCGCTCGGCGCCCTGACCAGCGTGGTGCTGGCCGCGGGCCTCGTCTCCGCCCTCCCCGCCGGGGCGGCCGAAGGCCACATCCAGTACGAGGGCGCGGCGAACGCCGTCGCCGACAGCTACATCGTGACCCTCAAGGCGGACCGGGCCCGCTCGGGCTCCGCCGAGGGGCGCGCGCTGGCCCAGAAGTACGGCGCCACCATCGAGCGCACATACTCCAAGGCCCTCAACGGCTACGCGATCGAGGCCTCCGAGACCGAGGCGAAACGTCTCGCCGCCGACCCGGCCGTCGCCTCCGTCGTGCAGAACCGCACCTTCAGCATCGCCGCGACCCAGCCCAACCCGCCCTCCTGGGGCCTGGACCGCGTCGACCAGCGCAACCTCCCGCTGAACAGCTCGTACACCTACCCGGACAGCGCCGGGCAGGGCGTCACCGCGTACGTCATCGACACCGGCGTCCGCATCACTCACAGCGACTTCGGTGGCCGCGCCTCCTACGGCTACGACGCCATCGACAACGACAACACCGCCCAGGACGGCCACGGCCACGGCACCCATGTCGCCGGCACGGTCGCGGGCAACGCCTACGGTGTCGCCAAGAAGGCCAAGGTCGTCGGCGTCCGCGTGCTGAACAACTCGGGCCAGGGCACCACCGCCCAGGTCGTCGCCGGCATCGACTGGGTCGCCCAGAACGCGGTCAAGCCGGCCGTCGCCAACATGTCCCTCGGCGGCGGCGCCGACTCCGCCCTCGACACCGCCGTGCGCAACGCCATCGCCTCGGGCGTCACCTTCGCCGTCGCGGCCGGCAACGAGAGCACCAACGCCTCGACCCGGTCGCCCGCGCGCGTGACGGAGGCGATCACCGTCGGCGCCACCACCAGCTCCGACGCCAGGGCGAGCTACTCCAACTACGGCTCGGTCCTCGACCTGTTCGCCCCGGGCTCGTCCATCACGTCCGCCTGGAACAGCGGCGACTCGGCCACCAACACCATCTCCGGTACGTCGATGGCGACCCCGCACGTCGCCGGAGCGGCGGCGCTCTACCTGGCCGACAACCCCTCGGCCACGCCCGCCCAGGTGTCCACCGCGCTGACGTCCGCGGCAACTCCCAACGTCGTCACGAGCCCCGGCTCCGGCTCGCCCAACCGGCTGCTGTACGTCGGCGGCGGAACGACGACCCCGCCGGGCCCGCGCTTCGAGAACACCGGTGACTACGCCATCGCCGACAACGCCACCGTCGAGTCCCCGGTGACGGTCACCGGCGTCTCCGGCAACGCGCCCTCCGCGCTGGCCGTCGAGGTCCACATCGTCCACACGTACATCGGTGACCTCCAGGTCCAGCTGATCGCCCCGGACGGCACGGCGTACACGCTCAAGGGCTATGGCACCGGCGGCAGTTCGGACAACATCGACACCACGTACTCCGTCAACGCCTCCTCCGAGGCCGCCAACGGCACGTGGAAGCTGAGGGTCAGCGACAACGCGAACTTCGACACCGGGCGGATCGACGCCTGGGCGCTGCAGTTCTGA
- a CDS encoding LysR family transcriptional regulator: protein MTTDVHGRDLRYFVAVAEELHFTRAAERLYVSQPALSKQIRALERRLGVELFRRDQHGVALTQAGEALLPHARRVLAAWEAGAQAVARVMAAQRTTLRVGMSTSPGRGGLLPAIRSRFTAAHPEATVRLRHVGWDDPTAGLADGDADVAFVWLPLPDAERYAWTVLAEEPRLVALPESHPLAARPEVDFTDLLDEPFLALPESAGPLRDYWLALDARGGRPPRIGAEIASTEETYEALVAGLGVCLVATGNAPLISLGGVVTRPARGVGPSRYALAWRREDGERPLVRSYAEACRRVAGSR, encoded by the coding sequence ATGACCACGGACGTGCACGGCCGGGACCTGCGGTACTTCGTGGCCGTGGCCGAGGAACTGCACTTCACCCGTGCCGCCGAGCGGCTGTACGTCTCCCAGCCCGCGTTGAGCAAGCAGATCCGGGCGCTGGAGCGCCGGCTGGGCGTGGAACTGTTCCGGCGCGACCAGCACGGCGTGGCCCTCACCCAGGCGGGCGAGGCGCTGCTGCCGCACGCCCGGCGGGTGCTCGCGGCGTGGGAGGCGGGCGCTCAGGCGGTGGCCCGGGTCATGGCTGCGCAGCGCACCACACTGCGGGTGGGCATGAGCACCAGCCCCGGCCGCGGCGGCCTGCTGCCCGCCATCCGCTCCCGCTTCACGGCGGCCCACCCGGAGGCGACCGTGCGCCTGCGGCACGTCGGCTGGGACGACCCGACGGCGGGCCTCGCGGACGGCGACGCGGACGTCGCCTTCGTCTGGCTGCCCCTGCCCGACGCCGAGCGGTACGCGTGGACGGTGCTCGCGGAGGAACCCCGCCTGGTCGCCCTCCCCGAGAGCCACCCGCTCGCGGCCCGCCCCGAGGTCGACTTCACGGACCTGCTCGACGAGCCGTTCCTTGCGCTGCCGGAGAGCGCCGGGCCGCTGCGGGACTACTGGCTCGCACTGGACGCGCGGGGCGGGCGGCCGCCACGGATCGGCGCGGAGATCGCGAGTACGGAGGAGACGTACGAGGCACTGGTCGCCGGCCTCGGCGTCTGCCTGGTCGCGACGGGGAACGCGCCGCTGATCAGCCTGGGAGGCGTGGTCACGCGGCCGGCACGCGGAGTGGGACCGAGCCGGTACGCGCTGGCGTGGCGGCGGGAGGACGGCGAGCGCCCGTTGGTACGGAGCTACGCGGAGGCGTGCCGACGGGTGGCCGGGTCGCGGTAG
- a CDS encoding oxidoreductase, which translates to MNKVWLITGASSGFGRALTDAALAAGDVVVGAARRPEALDELVAAHPDQMEALRLDVTDVLAVDAAVRDVVARHGRIDVLVNNAGRTHVGAFEETTDDELRALFDVHVLGPAALVRAVLPHMRERRSGAIVQMSSVGGQMSFAGFAAYSGTKFALEGMSEALADEVAGFGIKVLIVEPGAFRTSLFEGSRAGFSADSGVYEKVGQTRAYVSGGDGTQAGDPAKAAALIRAALDADRTPLRLPLGDDSVTTVLDHLDQVRGDVTAWEKRTRDTAFDE; encoded by the coding sequence ATGAACAAGGTCTGGCTGATCACGGGGGCGAGCAGCGGCTTCGGGCGGGCACTCACCGACGCGGCCCTGGCCGCGGGGGACGTGGTGGTCGGCGCCGCGCGGCGGCCCGAGGCGCTGGACGAGCTGGTCGCCGCCCACCCCGACCAGATGGAGGCGCTGCGGCTGGACGTCACCGACGTCCTCGCCGTCGACGCCGCCGTACGGGACGTCGTCGCCCGGCACGGACGGATCGACGTCCTCGTCAACAACGCCGGGCGCACCCACGTCGGCGCCTTCGAGGAGACGACCGACGACGAACTGCGCGCCCTGTTCGACGTGCACGTCCTGGGCCCGGCGGCCCTGGTGCGTGCCGTGCTGCCGCACATGCGCGAGCGGCGGTCGGGCGCGATCGTGCAGATGAGCAGCGTGGGCGGACAGATGTCGTTCGCGGGCTTCGCGGCGTACAGCGGGACGAAGTTCGCCCTGGAGGGCATGTCCGAGGCGCTCGCGGACGAGGTGGCCGGCTTCGGCATCAAGGTGCTGATCGTGGAGCCGGGGGCCTTCCGGACCTCGCTGTTCGAGGGCAGCCGGGCCGGGTTCAGCGCCGACAGCGGGGTGTACGAGAAGGTGGGGCAGACCCGGGCGTACGTGTCCGGCGGTGACGGCACCCAGGCCGGTGACCCGGCGAAGGCGGCGGCGCTGATCCGGGCCGCGCTGGACGCCGACCGGACGCCGCTGCGGCTGCCGCTCGGCGACGACTCGGTGACCACCGTGCTCGACCACCTGGACCAGGTGCGGGGCGATGTCACGGCGTGGGAGAAGCGGACCAGGGACACCGCCTTCGACGAGTGA